The DNA window AGTAACCCAAGAAAGTCAAAAAGCCTTATTAAAACTTTGTCCTCTCAATTGCCGAATGAAAAATAAATCTATGTGAAATCCTATCTTTCCTATGTTTCTATGTGGTTCAAAAAAAAGTTAAATGGTTTATTTTTACAACAATGCCTATCATCAGTTTATGAGAAATTTGTTTGCAGCTATAGCTGCGGTAGAAATAATCCAAGCTCATTTGTTTTGAGTTCCGCAAGGATCATCCAATCATTCAATCATTCAATCAACCAGGCAACCAATCATCCAATCATCCCTTCCAGATACAGGATAAACGCATAATTTCTGGCCGTTTCCCTCAGGGCCTCATAGCGCCCTGAGGCTCCACCGTGTCCTGCCTCCATATTGGTTTGAAGGATAAGTATATTGTCATCCGTCTTCTTATCCCTCAGTTTGGCAATCCATTTGGCCGGTTCCCAGTATTGTACCTGTGAATCATGCAAACCTGTGGTGACCAGCATGTGGGGATATTCCTGTTCCTTCACATTGTCGTAAGGGGCATAGGATAACATGTACTCATAGTATTTTTCTTCTTTGGGATTACCCCACTCATCAAATTCGCTTGTGGTTAGCGGGATGCTTTCATCAAGCATGGTGGTGACAATATCCACAAAGGGAACAGCGGCCACCACACCGTTATACAGTTCGGGCTGCATATTGACAATGGCACCCATCAGCAGTCCGCCGGCGCTTCCACCCATAGCATACAAGTGTTCCGGGCTGGTATATCCTTTTTTGGTGAGATGCTCGGCACAGTCGTTAAAATCGGTGAACGTATTTTTCTTGTTCAGCAGCTTGCCGTCTTCATACCATTCTCTTCCCAGATACTGGCTTCCCCGGATATGGGCTATGGCATAAACAAAACCGCGATCCAGCAAACTCAGACGGTTTGCATTGAAACTCGCATCCCGGGTGTATCCGTATGAACCATATCCATATAAAAGGGCCGGATTGCTTCCGTCCAGCTCGATGCCTTTACGATATACCACCGACATCGGAATTTGCTCCCCGTCATCGGCTTCAGCCCACAAACGCCTGGTTTGGTAATCATTGGGATTGAAGTCACCCAACACTTCTTCCCTTTTTTTCAATTCTTTTTCTTTCGTTTCCATATTATAGTCGTAAGTGGACTGGGGTGTGGTCAGAGAGCTGTATTCATATCTCAGAACCTTGCTGTTCAGATCGGGGTTTACTCCTAAGCTGGCGGAATAAGCTTCCTCCTCAAAATCAATATAATGCTCATCATTATTCTCCCAGTTGATTACCCTCAGGCGGGTAAGGCCTTCTTTTCTTTCATCGACCACCAGATAATCCTTAAATACTTCGATGCCTTCAAGAAAAACGTCTTCCCGGTGTGGGATCACCTCCTCCCAGTTTTCTTTATTATCCTGTCCGACCGGCGTTTTCATCAGTCTGAAATTTTTGGCTTGCCAGTTGGTCACTATGTAAAAAGAGTCATCAAAATGAGATACCGAATATTCCACTCCCCTTTCTCTGGGTTGAATGACCGTAAATTCGCCGTCGGGATCCGAAGCGGAAAGATAACGGTATTCATCTGCCATGGTACTGTGGGAGCCGATCATAATGTACGCTTCCGACTTGCTTTTGGAAACATAGGTGTCAAAAGTTTCATCTGATTCGTGGAATATTTCCCGGTCCTGTGAAAAGTCAGTACCCAGCTTGTGACTGAAAATCTTATAAGCACGCAGCGTTTCTTCCTGTTTCTTCGTATAAAACAATGTTTTGTTGTCGCCGGCCCAAACCGCATTGCCTGTAGTCACCGGGATCGCATCTTCATGGGTTTCACCGGTCTCCAGGTCCTTTACATGGATGGTGTATTTTCTTCTGCTGACCGTGTCCACCCCGTAAGCCAGCATACTGTTGTCAGGGCTGACACTCAATCCTACCACCCTGTAGAAATCATGCCCTTTGGCCATTTCATTGACATCCAGCATCACTTCTTCCTCCGCTTCCAGGGATCCCTTCTTCCGGCAGTAAATGGGATATTCTTTACCTTCCTCATAGCGCCTGTAATAATAATAACCATTCTTCTTATAGGGAACGGAGCTGTCATCCTCTTTGATCCTACCCTTCATTTCTTTAAAAAGCTTGTTCTGTAAGTCTTCGGTAGGCTTCAGAACAGCTTCCGTGTATTCATTCTCGGCCTCGAGGTATTCAATAACTTCCGGATTATCCCGCTGGTTCAGCCAGTAATAATTGTCGATACGGGTGTCTCCGTGAATGGTTAGTTCCTTAGGCTTCTTTTCTGCATCCGGGGGTTGCATATCCGTTGGTTTCATAGTGGTTCTGTTTTTACAGGAAAACATTAAAATGAGTAAGACTGATGCAAGCGTTCCGTAAATTTTGATTTTTTTCATGGTGGCCTGGCCTTTTAAGAGGTTTTTGAAATTAGGCGCTTGCCGGTCAAATTCTTGCTTTTTTTGGCAAAACTTGCCCGGTAAGGTACTGTAAAGATAATACAATAAAAGGAAGGATAAATAGGTTGTCTTGAAAAGGAAAAGGAGGGATTCACTCCAATACGGCAATGAACCCCAACCTTTAAGCCCAATTGTTATCCTAAAATAAAATTAGGACATTCCCTTAAACGAATATTCCTCTCTGAAAGTTACATCTGTAAATATTTTTGTAACGTTTCAATAAATTCCTCGGAGGTGACGGGCTTGGATAGATACGCGTCACAGCCGGCTTCCAGGGATTTATAATAATTTCCTGAAACACTATACGCTGTTTGTGCAATAATGCTGATCTGCGGGTCTTCCGCCTTGATCCTCCGGGCAGCCTCCCATCCATTCATACCCGGTAGCTTCACATCCATAAAAACCAGATCTACCGCATTTTTTCTGCAGTAATCCACCGCCTCTTCTCCTGATGATACATATTGAACGGAAATTTTAGCAGCGAGGGATTTCATAATCCTGATCAGTTCATGATAATATAACCTGCTTGGCTTATCATCTT is part of the Bacteroidales bacterium genome and encodes:
- a CDS encoding response regulator, producing MKNEAGDNKNKGHSEEDHGKEEKRKHILIVEDDKPSRLYYHELIRIMKSLAAKISVQYVSSGEEAVDYCRKNAVDLVFMDVKLPGMNGWEAARRIKAEDPQISIIAQTAYSVSGNYYKSLEAGCDAYLSKPVTSEEFIETLQKYLQM
- a CDS encoding S9 family peptidase; its protein translation is MKPTDMQPPDAEKKPKELTIHGDTRIDNYYWLNQRDNPEVIEYLEAENEYTEAVLKPTEDLQNKLFKEMKGRIKEDDSSVPYKKNGYYYYRRYEEGKEYPIYCRKKGSLEAEEEVMLDVNEMAKGHDFYRVVGLSVSPDNSMLAYGVDTVSRRKYTIHVKDLETGETHEDAIPVTTGNAVWAGDNKTLFYTKKQEETLRAYKIFSHKLGTDFSQDREIFHESDETFDTYVSKSKSEAYIMIGSHSTMADEYRYLSASDPDGEFTVIQPRERGVEYSVSHFDDSFYIVTNWQAKNFRLMKTPVGQDNKENWEEVIPHREDVFLEGIEVFKDYLVVDERKEGLTRLRVINWENNDEHYIDFEEEAYSASLGVNPDLNSKVLRYEYSSLTTPQSTYDYNMETKEKELKKREEVLGDFNPNDYQTRRLWAEADDGEQIPMSVVYRKGIELDGSNPALLYGYGSYGYTRDASFNANRLSLLDRGFVYAIAHIRGSQYLGREWYEDGKLLNKKNTFTDFNDCAEHLTKKGYTSPEHLYAMGGSAGGLLMGAIVNMQPELYNGVVAAVPFVDIVTTMLDESIPLTTSEFDEWGNPKEEKYYEYMLSYAPYDNVKEQEYPHMLVTTGLHDSQVQYWEPAKWIAKLRDKKTDDNILILQTNMEAGHGGASGRYEALRETARNYAFILYLEGMIG